CGTTACCGAGTATCGTGACCGTCGGGATGGCCGTAATGATCCTCGTTACCATCCTGCAAGGGGCACGGACGCCGGTGTTTTTCGCGATCTCGAGTGCCGTCGGAACCCTGTTGTTCGGCCAGATTCTGTTCACGAGCGATCGGGATTTCCACCGCGGGCTCGTGTTGTTCCAGCTGGTTCTGTTCGCGTTCGTCTTCCGATTTACCGCGCTGTATGCGACTCCGGGATACATCGGGATCGACGTCTGGACCCACATGGCTGAACTCTCCCAGGCGATCGCCGTCGAACAGTCCCTGGGTGCGATCGATTACGACAAACACTTCGCCTCCCCGTTCTTCCACCTGTTCGTCGTCGCGTCCTCACTGGTCTACGACGTTTCCCTGCGGGCCGGACTCTACCTCTCGGTCGGGGTCGCGATGCCGCTCTCGATTCTGGTCGTGTATGCTGCGTCGAACCTTCTGGTTCCAGCACGATGGGCGACCTTCGCCGCAGCGGTGTTCTCGGTCGCCAGCTACACCGTCATGTGGGGCGTCCATCTGATTCCGACCAGTATGGGGCTCGTCTTCTTCCTCGCGATCGTCTATACGTTGATCCGTGTGATGCGCATCGAGTACACCAGCCGCGACTTCGCGCTCCTCGTGTTCCTCTCGATCGGAGTCATTCTGACACACCAGATCTCGACGTTTATCGTGCTGGTTCTGCTCGGCGCCGCATTCCTGGCACAGATCCTCTTTATGACCGGGCCGCTGGGACTGACGCGACTCGATACGAGCGTCTTCCGGACCAAGAAACCGGTAAATCTGATCGGTCTTCTCGTTTTTAATTTCGGCCTCGCGATCTTCGTGTGGTCGTTAACGCCGTTCCGAGGGGATACGTTCCTTGGCACCGTACTCGAGTGGTTCGGCCAAACGCTCGAGGAAAGCGCTGGGTTCCTCGAACTCGCGTCACCGGGTGCAACGGGCGACGAGGAGGCGGCAGTACCCGATACGGGAACGACATTGCTCGATCAGATCGTTCCGTACGTCAACGAAATCGGCTTCCTCATCCTATTCGGGCTCACGCTCGTCGGTTGTCTGTACGTCGTCCATCGACGACGCGCCGAGCAGTCGGTCTTCACTCTGATGCTCGGGACAGGGGTTATGCTCTTTTTCGTCCTCGGGCTTCCGATGTTTGGAATCCAGAACTTCGTTCCAACGCGATGGTTTGCCTTCCTCTATGCGTTGATGGCGATCCTCGGTGCAATCGGAGTTCGAATGCTCAGTCGCAACCTCTCACCCGCACCGATCGTCGCCATTCTATTGGTCATCGTGTTGTTGTATCCGGGCGGAATGATGCTCGCCGCCGAAAGCAACCCAGACAACCCGGTGTTCTCGGATCAACACGAGCGGTTGGCCTACGACCAGGCCGAACTCGCTGCCGTCGATACGGTCGGAGAGATGACCGGATCGCCCGCTGGGGACGAAATCGTTGAGGAACAACGCCTCTACACAGATCACCCGTATCAAACAGTGTTCGAACGAACCGGAGCCTATCCATCGACGATGTCGATCGTCCTCCCTAGTGACGGCTACGCAGAGCACGACTACGTCGTCTACCGAACGACCCAGTCCGAGGACGCGACCTACTTCTCCAGCGAGGTCGGGCCCGGATACAACGACAATCCGTCCAAAGAGCGTATCTGCCGGACGACCCAGTCGACGCTGTACGACAACGGCGACGTCAACTTCTGTGGGCCCTCGCCCGCGTACGGGTAGCTGGCTGGACTGGGTACCGCTGTCAGTCTCGAGTCGCGACCGACCCAGTATCCGAGAGAGCGCTCGGGAGGGGGTATAATCTCTTCGAACGTACGGTCGATACGTCAACCGGCTCGAGACGCCGAAGGCGTCTTATCATCGAGCGAACCATGGTTTCGCGGACCTCGTGGACGAGGTCTGCTCAGTTACGGAAGATCGAAGATCTTCCGAACGATCGAGGCTTGTCACTGGACTCCCGTTCTAACCGAGTAATTCGGCAGGCGTGTACTCGCCGTTCACGTCACCGTCCCTGGCTTCAGGGCCAGTTGACTGGTGGCCCATCCACTGCGAGACCTCTGCCCGCGATAGAGATACCCACAGTACCGATTGGCGATGTTCTTTGCCGTCGCAAATGCTTCGGTTTGCTGCCCATCAGACGTAGTCTGATGACCGCGTTGCAATCCGCATTCACCTCATACCTACACGACTGACACTCGAACACCTTGTCGTCACGATCCACAGTGCGAGCAGCGCTGACTCGTGTCAGCTACCCACTCGTTCACGGGTGGCTTCAGCGTGGGACTCCCAGTGGAGTGGTGCGGGGAGTGAGCAGGGGAGTTCTCACCCGACCCGACGTACAGTCGGTTCAGTACCAGCTGTACCCAACCTCGATGGGCTGGTTCGGAACGTCCCTCCGTCACGTCACACGGTAGTACCATCCCCGCTGTTCTGGGCGACTGACACAACCCCACCACACCCTCCGTTTGTGGCTGGCGTGGAGCTACCGACGATTGTGACGGGAAATAACTTCAACTGGGGAGTCAGCCTGCCATTGTAGCGTGGTTAGATTCAGCAGTGACGGATTTATCCCACGGCTACCGCCGTGGGTTTTCTCCTGCATTTCGTATAAGGGAGAACCTCACGGCGTTAGCCGTGGAAGGATGTCAGCAAAAGACGAAAGGGTCGAAGCGTCTCGTCGTCGAGCGAGAGACCGTTGGTCTTCCGAACGACCCTGAGACACTCGCTTTGCTCCATCCGTAATTGTAAGAATAATGCTCTCGTCAACCGCGTTGCCTACCGGCGGGATGGCGGAGAAAGCAAGTCCGATGCGACGGAAGGGCTCCTTCGTAGCAGCCACGTGGCTATGAGACCGTTACTGGCAGCTCGATCGTCCGATACGCGCTGTCTTCGCTCGGGTCGTCAGGTGCGTCGTCCTCGTAAAGATACAGCATCAGCCGAAGGTCGTCACCGGTCATCGTTGGCTCGAATTCGAGGGTCTGTTCATGCGTCTCGCCGTGTGAAACGGTCGCAGACTCGCTCGTGAGAGTGTCCTGTTCGTGGACAGTGACGCTCTCGTTGTCGTAACTCACTTCTTGAAGTGCTACGACGGTCGTATAGGATCGTTCTTCCTGCTCCTCGTTAGCGATGTACGCCGTTACCGACTGTGATTCGCCTGCTGCAAGCGTGTCCTCATAGGGTGCCTCTACGTCGCCGTCGACCACTTCCGTCTCGGCGACCTCGTCGGTATCGAGATAGAACTCGGTGTAGCTATCATGGCTGGGCGGACTTGCAACGGCGAAGCCTGCGGTGGCGGCCAGAACGAGCAACGCGACCAGGAACATGACGTTGTAAGGTCTAGCACTTGGATCGGATCGGCCGAACGAATCGCTGGCGTTAGAAAACAGTAACGACGTTCCCGTCAGAGTGGGGGTGAATCGGCGCTCCGGAGGGCAGCGATACCGCTGAACGATCCCGACCAACGACAGTGTGATCGTTACGAACGCCGTTCCCGCGAGAATAGGAAGTATCGAAATCCCCCACGGTGTTATTGTTGAGCCGAGCGCTACTGCAGGGACGATCGCGATACTCGCGACGATCGAAAGAACGAACCGTTCGATCGCCCGGAGTCCGGTGTTGTTCAGTACGGATCGGCTGGTACCCTGGCTTTCGTCGTCAAACGTTTGGTACTCGGACTCCGGTGCGTCCGGGTACAGCACCGAGATGAGAGCGTAGCCAGGGAGAAAAAGCAACAGCGGAAGACCGAGAACAACCCTGATCGATCCAGAGATCGAGGTAAACAGTCCGAAAGTAACGAAACCGGTCACTGCAATAACGATCGCAAGATCGAAAAACCACCAGTCGGAGTCGCTCATTACGGGATCATTGGATCTCGAGCGTTTAGTTATCGGTCATATAAGCGCGGGGCGGTTTACCAAATGGTCGGCTCAGTAGTAGGAAATGACTGGTACAGTAGTAGGACTTTCGACATCAGCTGCCTCTCTCGGTGCGAGGGCGTCACACGAATCGAGTCGATTCTCCGCACCGGAACGTTCTACCTCAAAAAACAATGGCATCGATTGTCACTTTTTTAGGGAGTATTGTTTCAGGCCCTAACCCGCGATAATAGCAGCTGTGAGTTCTCTATCGCTACAGTACAAAATATAAAACTGTCTGAACGGGTGGGTTAGGACGGATTTCACTGAAGTCAAACCGTTCATCTATGGACGATTTTCAGGGTTTAATACTGATCCATGAGTGCGATCGGTCAACGCGATGAGCTCCACTGAGACCGTTACAGCAGATCGAAATAAGGGTGAAAACCGGAATGAGGGGACTGTTTCCAGTGACAGTGAAATTCCGGTCGACGAGATCTTCCATATTCTTCAGAATGAGCGCCGGCGGATGGTTCTTGAGTATCTCCAAGAGACGGACGACTCCGTTCGGATGCGCGACGTCGCCGAGCAGGTAGCCGCCTGGGAAAACGATACGACCGTCGAGGAGCTAACGTCCGATCAGCGACAGCGCGTCTACATCCCGCTGTATCAGTCACACCTCCCGAAACTCGATAAGGCCGGTATCATCGACTACCAACAGAACCGGGGTGTAGTCGAGCGAAGACCACTCGCACGCCAACTGGATTACTATCTCAACGCGGATTCGAATGCGAGTACAAACGACGCTTCAGAAGCGAAAGAGGCCGATTGGGACGACTATTACATCGGTGCTGCGGGCGCGGGCGCACTCCTACTGCTAGGTGCGATCTTGGAACTACCACTGCTTTCGGTTATTACGGGTATCGGGCTGAGCGCAGTGATCCTACTAATGTTTACGACTCTGACGATCGGTCAGTATATCAAATAAGGGCGTCTCCTTGATATCAGCGATAGATCGTAGTGACGACACCGAGACAAGCGACCAGAAGACCGACAACCGAAACGACTGCCGTAACTTCGAATATCACCGGGACAAGAAACAGTACCGACGCCATCGCGAGAACACCCGTGAGCGCATAGTTCCACTGGCTGGTGGTGTGATTGTCGGCGAGAGTAACGGTTCCGCGTTCGGGATAGAACTCGATCACTCCAGAGGCGTCGAGCGCTGGGAGGTCCGTCTGCGAGAGGCGTTCGTGAATGTCACCCCAGGCTTCGACATCATCGGTTCCACTGGCGTCGTAGAGCTGATCCACGATCTCATCGATCGTTACAGGTCCGTTGCGTGATTCAAGAAGGGAGACGACGTTCCATTCGAGCTCGGTAGCCGGTCCGGTCGTCGACGTCTCGGTCTCGCGGTCATCCGAAACGATCGACGATTCGTCGTATTCGAGCACTCTAACAGACGTCGACGCTTGAACGGTGGACTCGTCGCCACTCGAGTCCGAGGAGGAGTTCTTTCTAAACGGCGTCAGACGCATATTGTCGATCACACACGTCCGGTACTATAAATATGCTCTCGATAGCATATGATAAATCCGTTGCGGCCGTTTGTTCACGCGTTCAAACCGACGATAAACGTTTTACAGAACAGGAATGCTACCCGATTACGGGGCACTATTGAACGAGAGACGTGTTTCGGGTGAGCCATTCCGTATGTTGATCAGTGCTGTCGTCCCAGCTTTCGACCCAGCCCAGAAAGTCATTAAGCCGGAGCTTGTGCCTCGCAGGCAGGTCGTAAACGTGTTCGAGTTCTGGCAACAGTCGCTGATCAAAATTATAACGGGTAAAGAGCTGTTGCCGGTCCGGCCACGGAGATTCGAAAGAGTCGAAGAGCGGTGTTTTGCGCCGAACGAACCGCTCCATTTCGTTGAACAGTTTTACATTGTGTGGTCGATCCGGCGGTCGGTGACGGAGCATCTCCGGATCGATCCGTTTACAGGCCGCAAGGAAGGTATCGGTGGAGCGTTTTGACGGTGGTGCACGGAGATGCCAGTCGAGTAGCTCCACATCCGTCGCCAGAAATGAAGCGAAGAAGTTATCGGCAAGCTGGGTATGGAACGGCATCGACGGCTGGTTGGCGATTCCACAGCAGTTGATCGCGTTCTGGATCGAATCGGACCGACCGAGCATCGCTTCGAACTCCGTTCTGACGGCCTGTCTGACGAACGATTCGGGATCGACACCGAAATCGGTTCGTTCTGCGAGTTCCTGGCTCGTCGACCGCGAGTAGCCAAATTTCGAAAGGAGGACGTCGATCGGATCGGGATCCGGATCAAGTCGTTCGAACGGAACCTGCTTGCCGAACACCTCGAGGTCGACGTGAGCTGTAAAGTGACCCCGAAAGAACGTATCGCATAGCAGGCCGTGGTAGATCGTGTCGACGTCGATCTCGTTCGTATAACCGGCGTGGTGGATGTGAAGCGACTCCTTGATACCCTGTGAGTAGCGAACCTTCGACTCGTCAGCATAGAGGTATCGTTCGTCAGGACCGAACGCCGTGTGATCAGCCCCGTACTGGGCTGCAAGTCGTTTGGCACCGATAACCTCCTGTGCCGTCGAATTACCGACCGTATAGCAGTGTTCGATCTCTGGAAGTTGGGAGAGAAGCGTGCGAGAGTCGTACCCCGCTGAGAGGAGCAACCCTTTCCGTCCGGGGAGGATCGACCGTCGTTCGATCGCACGTTCGAGCCGGTCTGCAAGCGTACCCACGTAGTCGAACTCGCTGGTATCGTAGACGAACCGATCGAGATCGGTTACCGATGACGGGCGCAGCTGACTGTCGATCGGAAGCCTGGAGAGCTGTTCGAGGCTCGTTTTTTCTCCGAGTGTAACGCCTAGATGGAGGAATTCGAGGATGCCGTCTCGGTGGAACGACGGCTCAGTGATCGTTTCTGCGACCGTCGAAGAGTCGGTGCCGAAGACACGAACACCCGGTTCGTCGGTGTAGAAACACTCCCGAGAGCGAACCGGGTCGGTCGCGACGAACGACTCGTTGGGGGTATCAAGGACGACGAGATAGGAACCGTTGAGTTCGGCCAGCGCCTCGGAGCCATCGCGTTTGTAGGCTTCGAGGAACCAGCGGGCGGCGTTCGTTTCTCGGTCAGGGACATATATTTCGCCCCAGATGACACAGCAACCGAACTCTCCCTCGTAGCTCGCGCTCCAGCCGGGCGTCCCGAGCCCGAAATCCCTGATCCCAACGGTTATCGACGGTCCAACGACGACATCGTCGAACTCGTCCATCGACCGAAATCGGGTAAACGATTCTGTACCGCCAAAGACACCGAAGAGTTCCGTATTCATCTCAAGACCATCTCGCTGCGTGACCGTGCGTGGAAACCGTCACGGCGGAACCACTTAACCGCCTCACTCGCCACGCACGCGTCGAGCTACAATACACTGGAGGCGAGCCACCATTAACTATAGTTCCGCTAATCGAATCACAAAGTGAATAGTATCCGTGAGACCAATAAACAGAGGCACAAGACGACGGATTTTCCGCCTACAACCTTTTATGACGGCACATTCACGGCCACTAACACTCATATAAGACGCCCAACCGGAGAATTCGTCTCCCCTATTGGCTCCATAATAATACCGTTGCTGTTGCTAGCCGAAGCCAGCAATGACAAAACGACGGAACACCCGACGGCGGTTCCTCGCAGCGTCCAGTGCAACGGCTATCGCAGCGATGGCCGGCTGTACCGACGTTCTCTCTGACGATAGCGATGACGACGACGAGAACGGCGAAAACGGCGAGAACGGCGACGACGAGAACGGTGAAAACGGCGAGAACGGCGACGAATACGAATCGCCCGAGCTCGCCGTCGAAACGGAGTACAACAGCCGCGAGGAGTTCAGACAGCCCGGCGAGCAGCTCAACGACTTCGAGACGGGCGATGACTGGGAGATCCTCGAAGGCGAAGCCGAAATCGACGACGAGTACTCCTTCGACGGAGACCAGAGCCTCCGTCTGATGGCTGAGGACGAAGGCAACGCCGTCGTCGCGACGCAGCTAGACGAGGCGATGGACATGGAGGATCTCGACGTCTCGATGGCAGTCCAGACGACGACGCCGTTCAATATCGCCCTCGAGATCCAGCTGCGCGACATCTACGGCGGGTACGCGAGCTACTCCCTCCGAGAAGTGTCGTATGGCAATGACAACGTCAGCTGGTTCAGAATCTGCCCCGGGTTCTTCGACGAGAGTACGACCCCCGTCGAACAGGACGCGATCGACGAGGTCCGTATCATCGTCCACAACACCGGCGACGAAGCCGAGGTATGGGTCGACGACCTGCGCACACACGAAAAGCCCGACCAGGGATACGTTATTCTCTGCTGGGACGACGGATTCGAGGACTTCTACGAACCGGCAGGACCGATCCACGACGAGTACGACGTCACCGCGGTCCAGGCCGCCGTGCGCCAGTGGACCAGAGACCAACGCGAAGGGATTATGACAATCGACCAGCTTCTGGAGCGACAGGAGGCTGGCGATCAGATCGTCGCTCACGGGACTCACACCGAGTGGACCGATCTTGATGACGCAGAACTCGAGGACGCAATAAGCACGGACAAGAACTGGGCAGTTAACAACGAGCTCGAGGGCGGTCACTACCTCGTCTTCCCGCACAACGACTTCGACGACCGCGTCCTCGACATCGCTACGGACTACTACTACGCGGGCGGGTTCAACCAGTCCGGGAGTCCCAACCTTACGGGCGTCCACGGGTTCGATCCGCTGGTGATGCCCCGGACGATCGGTCACGATCTCGACATTGCGATGGACTGTGTCGATATCGCCGCCCAGCACCGTCAGTGTACGGTTCTGAACTTCCACGAGTTCGATCTGGACAACACGATGGACGAAGACGACTACGAGGAACTGGTCCAGTACATCGACGAGACCGACGGCGTTGAGGCTATCGACTTCGACGACCTCTGGCTGATGCGTCGCGAAGGTCACTGATCGAGCTGCGTCGACGACCACTCCGAGCGTCTTCTCTGCCGACTGAGTTTCTTCTCGAACCCGAGCCGAAACGGTGCGGGTCGTCGCCTCGAATACCGTTCTCGAGGCGGACCGGTAACAGATCCGACCGGTTCGTCTCCGATCGATCGCTCCCGAAGGCGCAGTCAGCGGTGATTCTGTTTCCGAAACGGTAGGGTGATGGAATATTCGCAATATAGAAGAGTTTATATTTATGCATGTATCAGTGAAAAAGCGTCTGGTATAACGGGTGATCGCTTCAGGAGCGCCGCCCAAACCAGTTGCCGATCAGGGCGGCGAGAAGTACGAAACCGATGATGAAAAACGGGCCCGGACGGCGCCGAACGCCGGAAACTGCCGACCAGATGACGCCCGGAACGTGGCGCGTCGCGGGTCGAGCGCGGGCGAGATGCCACGATCCCCGGACCGGTCGCCCCTCGCTGAAGTAGCTCTTCGCGAGGACGAGGTCGTGGCTCGAACGGATTTCGTACCCCGCTGCTTCGAACCGATCGACGTCCTCGGCGTACAGCGAGAGGTACTGCTCGTCGGCGCGTCTGATCGTGTCCGCTGGAGGTGTCCCTGTTTCCTCGCGGACGACAAGCGGTTCGTCGACGTATGCGAGTTTTCCTTCCTCGAGAATTCGCAACACGAACTCGGGGTCCTGGAAGCGGTCGAGCGTTTCGTCGAATCCGTCGACCGTTCTCGCGACGTCGGTTCGAACGATCAACGTCGACCCCGCACCCGTATGAACGTTGTCGGCGAGGATCTCGCCGATGAGCTCCTCTCCGCCCTCCATCTGGGGCTGGTCATCAGCACGGGAGAGGACGTCGGCAGCCAGCCCGCGAAGTCTATCGACGGGACTGGGAAGCTCGAACGTAAAGTCACAGTAGGCCGCGACCCACTCCTCGGAGCGTTTCTCGAGGACGTCGAGTTGCGCCTCGAGTTTCTCGGGTTTCCATTCGTCGTCGGAGTCGAGGAAGGCGACGTACTTCCCGCGAGCGTGTTCGATACCCGTATTTCGTGCGACGTTTGCTCCCCGGTTCGTCTCGTGGGAGATCGGCCGCACTCGATCGTCGTCGTAAGACTCGAGAACGGACTCGGTGTCGTCGGTCGAACCGTCGTCGACCACGACCACCTCCAGTTCCTCGTGGGTCTGTGCCAGGACGCTGTCGATCGCTCTCGAAACCGTCTCCTCGCGGTTGTACGTCGGAATAATGACGCTAACCAGAACCATTTCGTTCGACACTGTGCTCTCCCGCGCTTTATTATCGACGGACTAAGATCGCGGTGGGGGTTTCGCTAGCCAAAAACGGGAACGCCGGTATCCGGGCCGAACGTCGCGAGGAGAATTCCCGACAGCAGCAGCGTGATTCCGGCCAGAAACAGCATGCTTTGGAACCAGCCGACGGCCGTCAGATCGCCGTTGACGTCCTCGAGACGACGACGGATCGGTTCGGCTCGCGGACCGATCGGCTCCGGCAGTGCAGCGAGAAGTTCGAACGGTTCGGAGGGCGCTATCGTACCGGTGAGAACCGCAAAAACGAGAGCGATAAACAGCCCGAACAGCGGAACCAGAAGGAGCGCCAGCCAGGGGTTGACGACGACGGTCGCGAGAGCGAAGATCGGTACCGCGGCGAGTGCGGTCGTCGCCGCGACCCGTCCGAGACGCGCGCCAGCGAGCGGATCGAAGCCGATCCGTCGTGCGGCGAGGACGTGGAAGACGAACATCGATCCGTAGCCGATCGTTGTCGCGACCGCCGCGCCGTACATCCCGTACGGCGGGATCAACAGGATATTGAGCACGACGGTGATTCCCGCGGCACCTGCAGTGGCCGCGATCGGGTAACGAACTGCGTCCTCGGCTTTCGAGGCCGCGAAAACGGGTCGTGCGAGGGCGAACCCGAGTGCGCCGGGCAGGAGCACCAACAACGGCCCGATCGCCGGCGTCGCGTCCGAACCGAAATAGATCGGAACGAGGGTGTCGGCAAGCGCCCCGAGAATGACGGCGACGACCGCGGTCAATAAAGCGGTGTACCGGGTCGTTTTCGGTGCGAGAGGCGCAAGCTCCTCGACTCGGTCGCGTGCCCACAGCGCCGGTGTAGAGCGGGTGGGGACCGCCTGGAGGGCGATCGGAACGAACCAGAGAAGTTCCGCCACGAACAGTGCCGCGCGGTAGTTCCCGACTGCGGCGCTCTCCCGAAACTGATGGAGGAGGAGAATATCGACGTGATAGAGCAAGGCGAACAGGAAGAGCAAAACGACACTGACCGAGTTGACCGCAAGCAGCTCGGTGCGGGGGAACTCCCGGGGAGGAATACGCAGCACGCTCGACAGCGACACGTGTTGATGGATCGCTACGAGCCCGATGGCGCCACAGATGATACTCGCGACCGCATGTCCAACCAGCGCCCCTGGAACGCCGAATCCGAGAGCGAGGAGTGGGATCGCGACGACGGCAAACGCTACCTTTTCGAGGACGCCGAGCGATTCGGCGTGACCCTGGAGACCCAGTCCCGCAAGCGTCTCGCGAGAGTAGAGTTGAAACTGAACCGAGACGCCGAGTATGGCCAGTCCGTAGACGTAGCTCGTGTACGTGTCGCCGAACAGTGTCGCGACGTATCCGTTTCGGGAGAGAAAGACGAGAACGAACGCGCCCGTCAGCGCGAAAAGCAACGCCAGTCGAAGGTAGTAGCCGACGACGTACGGCTCCCAGTCGGCGATCGATCGTTCGGCCTCCAGGGAGTTGCGAACGCCGTCGACGATCCCGGAACTCACGAGAATCGCGTAGAACGCGAACGCCGACAGCAGAACCGAGTAGTCGCCGAACTCCGCGGGACCGAGCAGTCGAAAGATGATCGGAAGGGTGACAAAACCCAAAAACAGCGTGGCGATCCTAGCGCTACCGGTCGAGAGGCTACCACTAGAACGCCGACTCACGCGGTCCTCCAGGAGCGATACCGTCGGACCGCTCCGATCGCCGACGCTCCTCCAACTAGCGGTACGGACGTAGTAGCCACAGTAACCGAAGCTCTGGTTCGGGAAGGACTTATTATAACCGAATTCCGCTCCCCGGGACTCGAGAACCGCTCGGACCGACAACGCTCTTATCGTGGGCGCTGTCAGAAAACTCGGCGGTGGAGAGCGGGCGACATTAACCGAGAGATAAATAGGTAGCTGGAACTATCAGGTAGCTACGATGAACGAGAAATCGACGCGACGAGTGCTCCTCGGCACCCTCGGCGCCGGAACCCTCGGGGCAACCGCGGGTTGTCTCGACAGCTTGAGCGACGATGGCGACGATGAAGACGGCGAAAGCGATCCGAACGGCGACGACGAGCCGGAGCAGTCCGACGAGGACGACGAACCTGACGAGGAGGCCGAGGAGATCCCCGATATCGACGGCGGTGCCGTCGTGTTCACGTACGACGACGGGCCCATGCAGGACTACGAGCAGGCGTTTCCCGTTCACCAGGAGTTCGACGCACCTGCGAGCGCGGGCATCGTCACGGAGTGGGTCGGTCGCGAGGACTTCGACGACAACGACTGGATGGACGTCGAACACCTCGAGGAGCTCGCCGAAGCCGGTTGGGAGATCAACTCCCACACGACCGCACACACCGCGCTGGGCGAGTTCGAGCTCGTCGAGGACGTCGAACCCGACGACACGCGCGTCTATCCGGAGGAGCGAAACCACGGCTTCCACCTGGAGTACGATATCGAGGTCACCGACGGCGACAGTTCCGTGGTCCGAACCGTCGTCGACTCCGGTCAGGACGACGTCGGCGGCTACCTCGAGTTCGACGAACCGGTTGGCGAGTCGTTTGCCGCCGGCGAAACCGTCGAACGCTACCCGGAGGAACTCATGCACGAGTTCCTCGGGGATTCGAAGGCCCAGCTCGAGGAGTGGGGGTTCGAGGTCGACACCCTGCTCGCGCCGTACGACGTCTGTGACGAGTGGACGATCGAGTTCGCCCGGGAGTACTACGATGGGATCGCGAACGTCAACCCCGGGTCGATGGTCAACGAGCGGGAGTCGTTCGACCCGTTCGACACCAACCGCGACTACTTCATCGAGTTCACCGATCCCCTCGACATCCAGGAGCAGCTCGACGAGGTCGCTGCCCAGAATGCGATCGGGATCGTCGGCGCACACACGTTCAAAGACGAGGTCGACGAAGAGGGCATCCGCGAGATGCTCGAGTGGATCGAGGAGCGAGACCTGACGGTCGTCACGCTCAC
This genomic window from Natronococcus occultus SP4 contains:
- a CDS encoding glycosyltransferase family protein yields the protein MASRMSLSDVRPLRLDTTAAIAGLIVALLLFPLRFFASQIYIDTIPIVVGLGCVLYLLAVHQNEGERTLPTLSTPATMALPSIVTVGMAVMILVTILQGARTPVFFAISSAVGTLLFGQILFTSDRDFHRGLVLFQLVLFAFVFRFTALYATPGYIGIDVWTHMAELSQAIAVEQSLGAIDYDKHFASPFFHLFVVASSLVYDVSLRAGLYLSVGVAMPLSILVVYAASNLLVPARWATFAAAVFSVASYTVMWGVHLIPTSMGLVFFLAIVYTLIRVMRIEYTSRDFALLVFLSIGVILTHQISTFIVLVLLGAAFLAQILFMTGPLGLTRLDTSVFRTKKPVNLIGLLVFNFGLAIFVWSLTPFRGDTFLGTVLEWFGQTLEESAGFLELASPGATGDEEAAVPDTGTTLLDQIVPYVNEIGFLILFGLTLVGCLYVVHRRRAEQSVFTLMLGTGVMLFFVLGLPMFGIQNFVPTRWFAFLYALMAILGAIGVRMLSRNLSPAPIVAILLVIVLLYPGGMMLAAESNPDNPVFSDQHERLAYDQAELAAVDTVGEMTGSPAGDEIVEEQRLYTDHPYQTVFERTGAYPSTMSIVLPSDGYAEHDYVVYRTTQSEDATYFSSEVGPGYNDNPSKERICRTTQSTLYDNGDVNFCGPSPAYG
- a CDS encoding DUF1616 domain-containing protein — protein: MSDSDWWFFDLAIVIAVTGFVTFGLFTSISGSIRVVLGLPLLLFLPGYALISVLYPDAPESEYQTFDDESQGTSRSVLNNTGLRAIERFVLSIVASIAIVPAVALGSTITPWGISILPILAGTAFVTITLSLVGIVQRYRCPPERRFTPTLTGTSLLFSNASDSFGRSDPSARPYNVMFLVALLVLAATAGFAVASPPSHDSYTEFYLDTDEVAETEVVDGDVEAPYEDTLAAGESQSVTAYIANEEQEERSYTTVVALQEVSYDNESVTVHEQDTLTSESATVSHGETHEQTLEFEPTMTGDDLRLMLYLYEDDAPDDPSEDSAYRTIELPVTVS
- a CDS encoding DUF7344 domain-containing protein encodes the protein MSSTETVTADRNKGENRNEGTVSSDSEIPVDEIFHILQNERRRMVLEYLQETDDSVRMRDVAEQVAAWENDTTVEELTSDQRQRVYIPLYQSHLPKLDKAGIIDYQQNRGVVERRPLARQLDYYLNADSNASTNDASEAKEADWDDYYIGAAGAGALLLLGAILELPLLSVITGIGLSAVILLMFTTLTIGQYIK
- a CDS encoding asparagine synthetase B family protein → MNTELFGVFGGTESFTRFRSMDEFDDVVVGPSITVGIRDFGLGTPGWSASYEGEFGCCVIWGEIYVPDRETNAARWFLEAYKRDGSEALAELNGSYLVVLDTPNESFVATDPVRSRECFYTDEPGVRVFGTDSSTVAETITEPSFHRDGILEFLHLGVTLGEKTSLEQLSRLPIDSQLRPSSVTDLDRFVYDTSEFDYVGTLADRLERAIERRSILPGRKGLLLSAGYDSRTLLSQLPEIEHCYTVGNSTAQEVIGAKRLAAQYGADHTAFGPDERYLYADESKVRYSQGIKESLHIHHAGYTNEIDVDTIYHGLLCDTFFRGHFTAHVDLEVFGKQVPFERLDPDPDPIDVLLSKFGYSRSTSQELAERTDFGVDPESFVRQAVRTEFEAMLGRSDSIQNAINCCGIANQPSMPFHTQLADNFFASFLATDVELLDWHLRAPPSKRSTDTFLAACKRIDPEMLRHRPPDRPHNVKLFNEMERFVRRKTPLFDSFESPWPDRQQLFTRYNFDQRLLPELEHVYDLPARHKLRLNDFLGWVESWDDSTDQHTEWLTRNTSLVQ
- a CDS encoding polysaccharide deacetylase family protein, whose translation is MTKRRNTRRRFLAASSATAIAAMAGCTDVLSDDSDDDDENGENGENGDDENGENGENGDEYESPELAVETEYNSREEFRQPGEQLNDFETGDDWEILEGEAEIDDEYSFDGDQSLRLMAEDEGNAVVATQLDEAMDMEDLDVSMAVQTTTPFNIALEIQLRDIYGGYASYSLREVSYGNDNVSWFRICPGFFDESTTPVEQDAIDEVRIIVHNTGDEAEVWVDDLRTHEKPDQGYVILCWDDGFEDFYEPAGPIHDEYDVTAVQAAVRQWTRDQREGIMTIDQLLERQEAGDQIVAHGTHTEWTDLDDAELEDAISTDKNWAVNNELEGGHYLVFPHNDFDDRVLDIATDYYYAGGFNQSGSPNLTGVHGFDPLVMPRTIGHDLDIAMDCVDIAAQHRQCTVLNFHEFDLDNTMDEDDYEELVQYIDETDGVEAIDFDDLWLMRREGH
- a CDS encoding glycosyltransferase family 2 protein, encoding MVLVSVIIPTYNREETVSRAIDSVLAQTHEELEVVVVDDGSTDDTESVLESYDDDRVRPISHETNRGANVARNTGIEHARGKYVAFLDSDDEWKPEKLEAQLDVLEKRSEEWVAAYCDFTFELPSPVDRLRGLAADVLSRADDQPQMEGGEELIGEILADNVHTGAGSTLIVRTDVARTVDGFDETLDRFQDPEFVLRILEEGKLAYVDEPLVVREETGTPPADTIRRADEQYLSLYAEDVDRFEAAGYEIRSSHDLVLAKSYFSEGRPVRGSWHLARARPATRHVPGVIWSAVSGVRRRPGPFFIIGFVLLAALIGNWFGRRS